TTGTTGTGATACGGCGACTCCTCTGATGGGCGAGAGAGACAGCCACACTGACTTGGCCCGAAAGTATGAAATACAAGAAATCCCCAGGATCGCCCTCACGGCACAGGTACATTCCTTTGTCGAAGGTTCGATACTCCAACATCGACTCAAACAACTCCAGTTCTTCGGGTGTAAACCCCGCCAAATAGCTTTGTACGGCGAGGGGTGCTTCAGCAGCAGTATAAGAAGCTTTTCCCGCAAGTAAATGATCTTCGCACCACTCCAGTGCATCATCGATATCGTCGCAATTAAACAGGGGCATATCATCTGTAAATCCAACCCCCTTTTTTATGAGCTTTACCATCGCATACCTGGCTCCGGTGCCAGTCAGAAGCACAGTTTTTCCTTGTGCGGATAACGATTGAATCAGACCAACAAACATGCCATATGCCCCTTCGCTGAAATTGGCGGCGCGCGTGAAGTCCAGGACTATATATTCAGCTTTCACGGCTGCGCTCATCGCTTCAGAGATCACGATT
This sequence is a window from bacterium. Protein-coding genes within it:
- a CDS encoding cyclic nucleotide-binding domain-containing protein, translating into SVIHATYDAANVPSKRSRNLEQTRLLAELGYKVVVLEIQGELIFASAEIVISEAMSAAVKAEYIVLDFTRAANFSEGAYGMFVGLIQSLSAQGKTVLLTGTGARYAMVKLIKKGVGFTDDMPLFNCDDIDDALEWCEDHLLAGKASYTAAEAPLAVQSYLAGFTPEELELFESMLEYRTFDKGMYLCREGDPGDFLYFILSGQVSVAVSLAHQRSRRITTISAGSAFGEMAMLDRDKRSADVVTDEKVACLILDYNRLEAETSLLGMCIRSKLIENIGRELIRKLRQATKEIKSLRS